ACAAGCCCTCGTTTCAGTGAAGACGAGGGCTTTTTTTCGCAAAACAATCGTATAGAATCTTTATGAGGTCCATCCAATGGAAACATCCATAAATAAGGCAGAATTAGTCGAAAAATTAAACGCGTGGGGGGCAAGTACTGTCCGCATTGCAGATACGGCCAGGCTGTCAGGAATTGACACTGAACCCCATGATCTTTTAAACGGTTTCCCCAGGGCCGTCAGCATTGCGGTGCATCTTTCCGATCCGATAATGGATATGATTGATAAGGCACCCACGCCAATGTATTCATCACACTACAGTCGTGTCAATGCCCAACTTGACGACATTGCCATAAAAACGACAAATCTATTACAATCAAGTGGCGCCCGGGCGCTTCCAATTCCTGCAAGCCAAATACTCGATTCGGAAAACTGGACATCCTATATTTCCCACAAAGCCGTTGCATTGGCTGCGGGAATCGGTTGGCAAGGTAAAAGCCTTTTGATTGTAAATCCTGATTTTGGTCCAAGGATTCGATTAATAACGGTCCTTACCGACGCTGATCTTGAGCCGGATGCCCCGATTAAAAATCGGTGCGGAAAATGTAATATATGTAAAGACCATTGCCCAGCCGGGGCAATCCTGGGCGCAAGCACCAACAGCCATTATTCAAGCAGATCAGAGGCTATTAATCTTAAAAAATGTGTGTACCAAGTGCGTGATGTCTTTGGTGAAATTCCGCATACAGAACCACTGATCTGCGGTATCTGCATTAAAGTGTGTCCCTGGGGAAAGAAGAAATCAAAAAAACTGTCGAATTAATTCTGATGAAAAGCCAATTTCTATTTCGATGTCTACGCAATTACATGGATAAAAGATATGCCCGATGAATCCAATTGTCTCCTTCTTTTTCGCTAAGCTCCCCAAGACTGTCGCGCTGCAGGCAGATGAATTCCATGGAATATTGTTTAATGTAATCGTCAACATCGAGATTTTTTTCTTTGCTGAGCTTATTGAAAATCATAATTTGAATACGGTTTAATTTCATATCGCGATGTAATTGTATAAATAATGGGTAATTAACGTGATGCTTTAAAAAGACGTGCTTTAGCAATCAAAGAGGAAGCCCAGCTGGTGGAGCCAAGGGCGTGGATGTGGGTATAGGTGCCAAAGGTATTGTCTTTAAAAAACCCGTCCTTTTTTTCAAGAATCCCCTTGCCGCGGATCATTTTAAATGCCATGGCAGCATCTTCATAATCAATGGAAGTCACCTTAGAGTATCTGAATTCATGGCCCCGGAGTACTTCTCCTTTGGTATAGAAAGGGTTGTCATTAACGACCTCAACTTCCGTGTATCCGTGCCCCTGGGGCCGTTTGGACAGCCCAAACCGTAAGGGTAAAATGCCGGTCATAGGATAAACGATATCATCTAGGCAAATGCTCTCGCCAAGGAATATCAAGCCACCGCATTCGGCGTAAATAGGCAGGCCTTTGCGGGACAAAGCTTTTAAACTATCCCTGAACGCCTGATTGGCAGACAGCTGGGTTGCATGGGTTTCAGGAAACCCGCCGCCCATGTAAATGGCATCAACTTCAGGAATTTCGGACTGGGATAACGGACTGATGAATTTAATTTGGGCTCCCAGATCTTCCAGCGCCTCTATATTATCAGGATAATAAAATTGAAATGCAGAATCCCGGACAACACCAATTGTAACAGGGGCACTATCAAATAAGGGATTTTTGTCCATTAACGTATTAATTTGTAGAACAGACTCCGATTCCTGCCCGGGGTTGTCAACATGCAGCATGCCCTGCCCTTTAACCGAAGTGACGATCTGGAACAATTTATCAAGATCAATATTGTCCACGGCCACCTGCCGGGCCCGGGTCAAAGATGCGTCACTTTCTCCATGTTCTTCAGAAGTGACAAGCCCCATATGACGTTCGGGAAAATCTTCCTGCTTAAGCTTTGGTAAAGCACCGAGAACCGGAATATTGCAAAACCGTTCAATATTTGCACGAACTTTTCCCTCATGGCGCTTTCCTGCCAGACGGTTGAGAATTACACCGCAAATATTGATATCAGGATCAAATCGCATACAGCCCATGAGTACGGCAGCCATAGTTCGGGTGGATTTCGTACAGTCCAACACCAGGACCACTGGTAGATCCAGTAGTTTTGCAAGCTCACTTGTGGATGTGGTTCCCTCAATATCAATGCCGTCGAAAAGGCCGCGGTTGCCCTCGACCATGGCAACATCACAGGATTGGGAATGGGTAAGATAGGAGTCTTGTACGACGGATTGGGCG
Above is a window of uncultured Desulfobacter sp. DNA encoding:
- a CDS encoding 4Fe-4S double cluster binding domain-containing protein, encoding METSINKAELVEKLNAWGASTVRIADTARLSGIDTEPHDLLNGFPRAVSIAVHLSDPIMDMIDKAPTPMYSSHYSRVNAQLDDIAIKTTNLLQSSGARALPIPASQILDSENWTSYISHKAVALAAGIGWQGKSLLIVNPDFGPRIRLITVLTDADLEPDAPIKNRCGKCNICKDHCPAGAILGASTNSHYSSRSEAINLKKCVYQVRDVFGEIPHTEPLICGICIKVCPWGKKKSKKLSN
- a CDS encoding cobyrinate a,c-diamide synthase, giving the protein MIVSREKVPGVVIAGLRGGSGKTIISLGITAAWKARNITVAPFKKGPDYIDAGWLSRAAGRPCYNLDTYLCAQSVVQDSYLTHSQSCDVAMVEGNRGLFDGIDIEGTTSTSELAKLLDLPVVLVLDCTKSTRTMAAVLMGCMRFDPDINICGVILNRLAGKRHEGKVRANIERFCNIPVLGALPKLKQEDFPERHMGLVTSEEHGESDASLTRARQVAVDNIDLDKLFQIVTSVKGQGMLHVDNPGQESESVLQINTLMDKNPLFDSAPVTIGVVRDSAFQFYYPDNIEALEDLGAQIKFISPLSQSEIPEVDAIYMGGGFPETHATQLSANQAFRDSLKALSRKGLPIYAECGGLIFLGESICLDDIVYPMTGILPLRFGLSKRPQGHGYTEVEVVNDNPFYTKGEVLRGHEFRYSKVTSIDYEDAAMAFKMIRGKGILEKKDGFFKDNTFGTYTHIHALGSTSWASSLIAKARLFKASR